The stretch of DNA CTATGTAGAGGGTATCACCGGGCTGAAACTGGTCTTCATACATATCGGTCACTGAAACCTTATCAAGTTCAATGGCTGGTCCGCCACTCTCTGTAAGTGCCCTGTAAAGGTTGAGTCTTCCGGTTCCAAGATAACCGGCATAAGCCTCGTTTCCTGAAATGGTGTCTATGAAGTCAGTGGTGCTTTTCAGCAATGCAGTTACTTGTGCTACATCAAGCTCAGGGAAATAGGATCTGAGGACTCCTGCACATCCTGCGGTGATCGGACTGGAAAAGGATGTTCCGCTGGAGCGGATGTATCCATTGCCGTTCCAGGTGCTATACACCTGCTCACCAGGCGCTGAAAGATCCACCTTCGGGCCATAGGAAGAACCGCCCCATTTGACATCCTGAGGTCCGGTTGCTGCGACAGACAACACATTGTCAAAGCTGGCCGGGTAAAAGGGAATGGCGTCGTTGTCATTTCCGGCTGCTGCCACCACCAACGCATCTTCATTGAATACCGCATAATTGATAATGTCCTGACCATATTGGGACTTGATGCCTTTTATTCCCCAGGAGCAGTTGATAACAGCGCAACCATGGTCGGCTGCATAAACAATGGATTCAAAGCCCCGGGTGAGGCCACCATTCTTATCGGATATTTTCAAAGGCAGGAATTTGCACCGGAACCCCGTTCCTGCCATGCCTAATCCATTGTCCGTTGTGGCGCCTGCCAGTCCTGATACAAACACGCCGTGGTGTTTTCCAGCCTCGTTGCTGGACGGGTCATTGTCATTTTCTCCCAGGTCCCACCCCCTGAAGTTATCCGTGTAGCCGTCGCCGTCGTCATCAACACCATTGATGGGATCATTATAGTTGTATCGGATATTGCCCACCAGGTCTTCATGATCTATATCTACCCCGGTGTCCGAAATGCCAACAACAACATTGGTGTCGCCAACGGAGATGTTCCACGCATCAAATGATTTGAGGAGCGGGTGTTCATATTGTCCTCCCAGTGCAGGGTCGTTTGGAGTGTATAGCAGCTGAGGAAGGTATCTGGGTTCTGCGTACTCAACCATGCCCGTG from Flavobacteriales bacterium encodes:
- a CDS encoding S8 family serine peptidase encodes the protein MADKPKSNKPEPISGVLIMKVKPEFRSSCSEMRVTGHALDALFNRIGVQRSSKVFPDKFPESGASKKTPDKRVDLSLIYEVTWSASLSAENVCGQIMATGMVEYAEPRYLPQLLYTPNDPALGGQYEHPLLKSFDAWNISVGDTNVVVGISDTGVDIDHEDLVGNIRYNYNDPINGVDDDGDGYTDNFRGWDLGENDNDPSSNEAGKHHGVFVSGLAGATTDNGLGMAGTGFRCKFLPLKISDKNGGLTRGFESIVYAADHGCAVINCSWGIKGIKSQYGQDIINYAVFNEDALVVAAAGNDNDAIPFYPASFDNVLSVAATGPQDVKWGGSSYGPKVDLSAPGEQVYSTWNGNGYIRSSGTSFSSPITAGCAGVLRSYFPELDVAQVTALLKSTTDFIDTISGNEAYAGYLGTGRLNLYRALTESGGPAIELDKVSVTDMYEDQFQPGDTLYIVASLHNYMAPSDSIHMRIASLSPFASLLDSTAVIAGLNTLGTGSNNADPFVVVISPSAPSNSVLDFMLTYSDTMYESQSPFSVNVNQDYVDITINRVHTSVNGNGNLGFSLPDQQNGLGVIVDQSPNLLYEAGLMIAANGYVSDNRMNTGNNGNESDFYNVTPIKVIPSATAD